The nucleotide sequence TTTTCATCCAAAAAACAAGTAACACAATTGTTTGATTTGCCAAAAATTAACgcatattttttaatgttttttaacgtttttctgcttaaaattaaagaaataataaattgtgcgaaagaaaaaatcttaaattacaaataactcaaaaccattattttgacacTCACTGCTTTTTACCTTATCATGGCAGTATTGgagctttcttatttttattgtgtctATTATTTCATATTCTTGAATGCCTATACAAAATCGATGAATTACCAGTTCTTTCACTACAATAGTTTATTTTCTGATGAAACAACTGTTTAATCTCAAAACTGTTGGTATTAGGTTAGTGAAAATCCGTATATGATTCAATGTAGTCAATTATATCATTATCAATCATAGTTTTTTTCCTAGAAAGATattttttactaaaaataaaaaagttgttcCCCTTGGGCACCCCATATATGGATAcattgtatataaaatcgaatccATTTCTGACTTTACACATTTTGTTTTAGCTGTGGACTTCTTTAATCAAATTAATATGCTTTATGGAACAATAACCGAATTTTGTACAGAGGACAGCTGTCCTATAATGTCTGCCGGACCAAAATATGAATACCATTGGGCAGATGGTCATACAGTTAAGAAACCCATTAAATGTTCAGCACCAAAGTATATTGACTATTTAATGACTTGGGTCCAGGACCAACTAGATGATGAAACATTATTTCCATCAAAAATAGGTAAGCGATTCTGTATTTCAGAAAATTTATTACCTCCTAAATATTTATTCTTTGTTTCTAGGTGTTCCATTTCCAAAAAATTTTCAATCCATCGCTAAGACTATTCTGAAGAGGCTGTTTAGAGTGTACGCGCATATATACCACCAACATTTTAGCGAAGTGGTGCAATTGGGAGAAGAGGCACATTTGAATACATCATttaaacattttatatttttcgtTCAGGTAAATATGTCGTTTTTATCATAAAATCTAACAGAATTTTTGGTACAGCACAGTCAGAATATTCTCAACAATATTTTCTATTtctcagaaaaaaaaaacaagtaaagGTGTAGAAAAAAAAGCATGGAAACAATAtctagaatataaaaaaaaaacgagaattacaataactataaaaatgaaataaaaaagtaaaacgaTTAGTAACAGCAGCAAAGAGGGAAAAATCAGAGATAAAACGGAAAAAGATAGTGAAAGTACCTTACCAAAAGTATGCATGGAAAAGCTCCTGGAGTGAATACAATAACAAAGAAATTATACAAAACATGGGAaaatgaaaaaaactaaaaataatgaatagcATATGGAAAAATGAAGAAATCCCGGAAGAGTGGAAGGTGTCGCTAATAGTACCTATATACAAGAAAAAATAGAGAAGAGAATGTAATAACTACTTATAGTATAGAAATCTGCAATGAGTAGATATCTCAGAATGACTATGGGCTGATGATCTGGTGCTAATtgcaaaaactgaaaaataatttcaGAATAATGTAGAAATATGGAAAGAAATTCTTACTGAAAACAAAATGAAGACAAATATCAATAAAATAGAAGTTATGCAGATAGGAGAGACAAGAAAAGAACTTAATATAGAAATTGGAAgaacaaaaatacaaattaaaacatTTACATACTTAGTAGTAATAACAGAAGAAACATGATCTCTAGAAACAGAAATCAATAGCAGAGTAGAGAAAATGCTACAACTTGATCATGCAATGAATAAAAAATTGATATGCAGAAAAGAAATAATCATGGAATACAAAAATGGATGTTTTCAAAGCAGTTTATAGATCTGTTCTGACTTTTCGCAGCAAATTATGGGTATTAACAGATTAGCAAAAGATTAAGATACAGGCGATACAGATGAGAATTTTAAGAAAAGTTAAAGTGTTAGCAAAATGGATAGAATACACAACACAGATATAATGAACGAACTGAAAATAAATCTACATTGAAGTTTAAAAAACAGAAACAGCTGAGTTGGTGGGGTCATTTACAATGGATGAAAGATACCATACCAGTGAGAAGAATGTGGGaagcaaaaatattaaaaaaaaagaatgtgtgtactttgtacgcacgtaagaagttatacttctattatatgatttcaacgaaatcaatatactttaaacagtttatttatattttatttaaatattaaactaattttaatacttactactttccaaaaaattttattaaaacaataccaaaaattaaaaaaaaaagaataaaagaataaaacacacacaaacacattgaaaaatgcaacaaagaaatgatttctgaacaataattgttgccaaaaattttaactaaatacgtattttctgaaaaaaattatataataatatacttacaatcataaaatgtataaaaaaaatagtaacttgcattgggattcgaacccgctaTACGTCGATCCCGCCGATCGAAAATCAAAGTGCTTTCCCATTGCACCAGCATCGCATATCTGTCATGTGAATATACACCAACTGaccgtttacaccataaacttttgacagttgtttattatttatatgaatttaatcaaattagtttgatttttgtggaattaaaggaatattttgtggaataacaatatattaggtgaatattggtagaaattttgatggtaatcaaattatgtaaatcaaagcattacatactattttggtattAGGTtcattttaacctttaactacacgcgctggcgtattttgtacgccagatataagatttctactgcaaatatatttataaattgaatttttgaccttgtttatctctctaacctatcactggaatgt is from Diabrotica virgifera virgifera chromosome 9, PGI_DIABVI_V3a and encodes:
- the LOC114326110 gene encoding MOB kinase activator-like 1, translated to MSFLFGSRSSKTFKPKKNIPEGTHQYELMKHAAATLGSGNLRLAVMLPEGEDLNEWVAVNTVDFFNQINMLYGTITEFCTEDSCPIMSAGPKYEYHWADGHTVKKPIKCSAPKYIDYLMTWVQDQLDDETLFPSKIGVPFPKNFQSIAKTILKRLFRVYAHIYHQHFSEVVQLGEEAHLNTSFKHFIFFVQEFSLIERRELAPLQELIDKLTAKETR